A single region of the Pseudalkalibacillus berkeleyi genome encodes:
- a CDS encoding class I SAM-dependent methyltransferase codes for MSTYWTTIHNIASTLIQHSIPYQFIDETGLAIQGLDIEKNEVHVEVQWDQMESVHDIFEPYTPTTIERTNEQGRFTLVMEGTNVVVICRYNTALRTDPYRIEVKNEGVDLWCQSLYALTDDRDHGKVVQAYLSQKQKEMTEQNESAWNQNNYQALVNRFGEPETAASKIKKFPEGRIGSVFPFLDNVKDKKIAHLMGSNGIKATALSLLGAEVTVVDFSKENAAFAKEVAKECDVEMNYLISDVLSLKSNDELRCQYDIVLMELGVLHYFIDLNPLFQVIHQLLKPGGRFILQEFHPISTKLITSKGKKHKVDGNYFDPTLERRDVAFSKYATHGEKKEVEVLQRKWTLGEVVTSVAQQGLTVKVLKEEPNQKVHDIGLPKMFTLIAEK; via the coding sequence ATGTCTACATATTGGACAACGATACACAATATAGCCTCAACATTGATTCAACATTCAATTCCTTATCAATTCATAGATGAAACTGGATTAGCTATTCAGGGGCTGGATATTGAGAAAAATGAAGTACATGTCGAAGTACAATGGGATCAAATGGAGTCTGTGCATGACATTTTTGAACCTTATACACCGACGACAATCGAACGAACAAATGAACAAGGACGATTTACACTTGTGATGGAAGGAACGAATGTCGTCGTTATTTGTAGATATAACACAGCATTACGAACGGATCCATACCGTATTGAAGTTAAAAATGAAGGCGTAGACCTTTGGTGTCAGTCCCTGTATGCACTTACTGATGATCGAGACCACGGAAAAGTCGTGCAGGCATATTTGTCTCAGAAACAGAAAGAAATGACCGAACAAAATGAGTCTGCGTGGAACCAGAATAATTATCAAGCACTCGTTAATCGATTTGGTGAACCTGAAACGGCAGCATCTAAAATAAAAAAATTTCCGGAAGGTCGAATCGGTTCGGTATTTCCTTTTCTAGACAATGTAAAAGACAAGAAAATCGCGCACTTGATGGGATCCAATGGCATTAAGGCAACGGCTCTTTCTTTATTGGGAGCAGAGGTGACGGTAGTTGATTTTTCAAAAGAAAATGCTGCTTTTGCAAAAGAGGTAGCTAAAGAGTGCGATGTAGAAATGAACTATTTGATCTCAGATGTTTTGTCATTAAAGTCTAATGATGAATTGAGATGTCAGTATGACATTGTCCTTATGGAATTAGGTGTTCTCCACTATTTTATAGACTTAAATCCGTTATTTCAGGTCATTCATCAACTTTTGAAACCAGGGGGAAGGTTTATTTTACAAGAATTCCATCCTATTTCAACGAAGTTAATCACTTCTAAAGGGAAAAAGCATAAAGTAGACGGTAATTATTTCGATCCTACACTTGAACGAAGAGATGTCGCCTTTTCCAAATATGCAACACATGGAGAGAAGAAAGAGGTTGAAGTCCTACAGCGGAAGTGGACACTTGGGGAAGTCGTAACATCTGTTGCACAACAAGGTTTGACCGTGAAGGTGTTAAAAGAAGAGCCAAACCAAAAAGTTCATGACATCGGACTGCCGAAAATGTTCACCTTAATTGCAGAGAAGTAG
- a CDS encoding DUF488 domain-containing protein: protein MSIQIKRIYEKQNSKDGKRLLVDRIWPRGISKQDANLDEWLKEVAPSPDLRKWFNHDPERYEQFKKKYKKELDNDEDKSKAIETIQKLENDGKVTLLYAAKDVEHNHANVLKEYLESK, encoded by the coding sequence GTGTCTATACAAATTAAGCGAATCTACGAAAAACAAAACTCTAAGGATGGCAAAAGGTTATTAGTGGATCGTATTTGGCCGAGGGGCATCTCAAAACAAGATGCAAATTTAGACGAATGGCTAAAGGAAGTCGCACCCTCACCTGACTTAAGAAAATGGTTCAATCATGATCCAGAACGGTATGAACAATTTAAGAAAAAATATAAGAAAGAATTAGACAATGATGAAGATAAGTCGAAAGCAATCGAGACTATTCAAAAACTCGAAAACGATGGAAAGGTTACATTGTTATATGCCGCTAAAGATGTTGAGCACAATCACGCAAATGTGTTGAAAGAATACCTAGAATCCAAATAA
- a CDS encoding SDR family NAD(P)-dependent oxidoreductase, which translates to MDRALVLGASGGMGYAIVNELSNRGVKVVAFARNGSKLNAMYENNSNVEIKTGDVFDQDALILAARGVDVIFHAINIPYHRWEIEQATIVQNIVYAAEQVNAKLAMVDNIYAYGKGLGKAVDEQTPKEPHTKKGKIRLQLEDIVFKANIPVLIAHFPDFYGPYAENTFIHFLLKDVVTNKRASFVGDQNVKREFLYTPDGAKAIVELSNNEKAFGQHWNIPSAGVISGEEIIREVRKMTGYEKKVSVVTKNMIRFVGIFNPQMRELVEMMYLTEQPVVLSGAKYEREVGPVPRTSYREGIQQTIKHMKHI; encoded by the coding sequence ATGGATCGAGCATTAGTACTTGGTGCATCAGGTGGTATGGGGTATGCAATTGTAAATGAGCTGTCTAATCGAGGGGTGAAGGTAGTCGCTTTTGCTAGAAACGGGAGTAAGCTCAATGCAATGTACGAAAATAATTCGAATGTGGAAATTAAGACTGGTGATGTGTTTGACCAAGACGCGTTAATACTTGCGGCTAGAGGTGTAGATGTCATATTCCATGCGATTAATATCCCGTATCATCGGTGGGAGATAGAACAAGCTACAATCGTTCAGAACATTGTCTATGCAGCTGAACAGGTCAACGCGAAACTAGCGATGGTTGATAACATATACGCGTATGGAAAAGGGTTGGGCAAAGCTGTTGATGAGCAGACGCCAAAGGAACCTCATACGAAAAAAGGTAAAATCCGTCTTCAGTTAGAGGATATTGTTTTTAAAGCAAATATCCCCGTATTGATTGCACACTTTCCAGATTTCTATGGTCCTTATGCAGAAAATACATTTATACACTTTCTTTTGAAAGATGTTGTTACAAATAAGCGAGCAAGCTTTGTTGGTGATCAAAATGTCAAAAGGGAGTTTCTCTATACTCCAGATGGAGCAAAGGCGATTGTAGAGTTATCAAATAATGAAAAAGCTTTTGGTCAACACTGGAACATCCCTTCTGCTGGTGTCATATCTGGAGAAGAAATCATTCGAGAAGTCAGAAAGATGACCGGTTATGAGAAAAAGGTATCTGTCGTGACTAAGAATATGATCCGATTCGTAGGCATATTTAATCCACAGATGCGTGAACTGGTCGAAATGATGTATTTGACCGAGCAGCCGGTTGTACTCTCTGGCGCGAAATACGAAAGAGAAGTAGGTCCTGTTCCTCGAACTTCATATAGAGAGGGAATTCAACAGACAATCAAACACATGAAGCACATTTAA
- a CDS encoding TetR/AcrR family transcriptional regulator: MTPRKKVEQELTREMILDAARVLFVEKGFQSVSMRQVAKTLDYSHGAIYYHFKNKADLFYALVDQDFHLLDQTVNRIMEQPLSDSEKLQKVLIGFIEFGLTHQNHYEIMFLIKDEEFQHHIQVGPNQSYANFAQTVHQLSEVTLTVQDVWSLFLSLHGFVAHYWRCNQSFDEVRLLAEAHVSFLIKLLRK; the protein is encoded by the coding sequence ATGACACCTAGAAAAAAAGTAGAGCAAGAATTGACAAGGGAAATGATCCTTGATGCTGCTAGGGTCTTATTCGTTGAGAAGGGATTCCAAAGCGTTTCAATGCGACAGGTTGCTAAGACATTGGACTACAGCCATGGAGCAATTTATTACCATTTTAAAAACAAAGCAGACTTATTTTATGCGCTTGTGGATCAAGATTTTCACCTGCTGGATCAGACAGTGAATAGAATTATGGAACAACCTCTTTCAGATTCTGAGAAGCTTCAAAAGGTCTTGATTGGGTTCATCGAATTCGGACTAACACATCAGAATCATTATGAAATCATGTTTCTGATCAAGGACGAAGAATTTCAACATCATATCCAAGTAGGACCGAATCAAAGCTATGCAAACTTTGCACAGACCGTTCATCAGTTAAGTGAAGTTACATTGACGGTTCAAGACGTTTGGTCGTTGTTTTTATCATTACATGGATTTGTTGCACATTATTGGCGATGTAATCAATCCTTTGATGAGGTGCGATTATTAGCAGAAGCGCATGTATCATTTTTGATCAAATTATTGAGGAAGTAA